Proteins encoded together in one Coffea arabica cultivar ET-39 chromosome 2c, Coffea Arabica ET-39 HiFi, whole genome shotgun sequence window:
- the LOC113731842 gene encoding uncharacterized protein isoform X3: MQTGFSIKGHFKLASSSPSPPPAPPFALLSYHQHHHQGSCRIKIICCDKTSSSSSSADQKFNFKILGRSLLDNSRRKLTEIDANAVQESLSHWISRTQNFLNEVTTPLVKTVNDRKPVVQDDAGDLGDIFLAEQTINSKTPSGDLSLPAIVSIEQFSRMNGSTGKKMQKIFRALVPGPIYNNARNLVEYCCFRFLSRDSSDIHPSLKDCAFRKLIFVTMVAWEHPYSSGKDSQAEASDRDSFKRKLVGEAAFVRIAPAISGVADWSTAHNLFKALARDGQGISYGSWSTYIDQLLKIHEGRKSYESQGSPKPFGEKILCLSSSRKPPVLKWENNIVWPGKLTLTDGALYFERIGLKGQSDAVRLDLTRDGSQVKRTRVGPLGTDLFDSAISVTSGLESETWVLEFVDLGGEMRRDVWYAFINEVNALHKFIQEFGPKDGDQSVYYVHGAHKGKAKAITCATNAIARLQALQHMRRLLDEPTKLVPFSFLQHAPYGDVVFQTLAVNFWAGPLNSKITDGDKQPGQHLISTQDASESSNHVFDIDGSVYLRKWMTSPSWFSNAAVAFWKHFSMRNGVVLSKNHVIAGVSLVEKAAIVCRDKYIIAEKTQATINAAMIEGIPSNIDLFKELILPLTIMANNFERLRHWEEPLVTTSFLVFVYTIIFRNMLPYLFPMTLMLLAASMLLLKGLKEQGRLGRYFGKVTIRDQPPSNTIQKIIALKQAMREVEKFMQDLNISLLKIRTIILAGQPQGAQFPEADGFSV, encoded by the exons ATGCAGACAGGATTCTCGATAAAGGGCCACTTTAAACTTGCTAGCTCATCACCATCACCACCACCGGCACCACCTTTTGCTCTGCTCTCTTATCATCAGCATCATCATCAAGGTTCCTGCAGGATTAAGATTATTTGCTGTGACAAAACTTCTTCGTCATCTTCATCTGCCGACCAAAAGTTTAATTTCAAGATTCTGGGTCGATCTCTGCTTGATAATAGTAGACGGAAGCTCACTGAGATCGATGCGA ATGCAGTACAAGAATCACTAAGCCATTGGATCTCAAGGACCCAAAACTTTTTGAATGAAGTCACGACTCCACTGGTAAAAACTGTAAACGATAGGAAACCTGTTGTTCAGGATGATGCTGGAGATTTGGGGGACATTTTCTTGGCTGAACAGACAATTAACAGCAAAACACCCAGTGGAGATCTGTCCCTACCTGCCATTGTTTCTATTGAGCAATTTAGCAG GATGAATGGATCGACTGGGAAAAAAATGCAGAAGATATTTAGAGCCCTTGTTCCTGGACCGATATACAACAATGCTCGTAATTTAGTCGAATACTGTTGCTTCAGGTTTTTGTCCAGAGATAGTTCAGATATTCATCCTTCCCTGAAG GATTGTGCATTTCGGAAACTTATTTTTGTAACCATGGTTGCATGGGAGCATCCATACAGCAGCGGAAAGGATTCCCAGGCTGAGGCCTCAGACAGAGACTCTTTCAAG AGGAAGCTTGTAGGAGAAGCAGCTTTTGTTCGTATAGCTCCTGCTATTTCTGGTGTAGCTGACTGGTCCACTGCACATAACCTTTTCAAAGCTCTTGCTCGTGATGGACAAGGGATCTCATATGGCTCATGGTCTACATACATTGACCAACTTCTGAA GATTCATGAAGGACGAAAATCATATGAGTCCCAAGGGTCCCCCAAACCTTTTGGAGAGAAAATTCTGTGCCTCAGTTCAAGCAGAAAGCCGCCAGTGTTGAAATGGGAGAACAACATAGTATGGCCAGGAAAACTAACTTTGACTGATGGGGCATTGTACTTTGAG AGAATTGGCTTAAAAGGCCAAAGCGATGCAGTGAGATTGGATCTTACAAGAGATGGTTCACAAGTAAAGAGAACAAGAGTTGGGCCCCTGGGAACCGATCTTTTTGACTCTGCTATATCTGTTACCTCCGGGCTGGA GTCTGAAACATGGGTCCTGGAATTTGTTGACCTGGGAGGTGAAATGAGACGAGATGTATGGTATGCATTTATTAATGAAGTGAATGCTTTACACAAATTTATACAAGaatttggacccaaggatggtgaCCAATCTGTGTACTATGTACATGGTGCTCacaaagggaaggcaaaggcaaTTACCTGCGCTACCAATGCTATTGCTAGACTCCAGGCTCTTCAACATATGCGAAGACTCTTGGATGAACCTACTAAACTTGTCCCTTTCTCTTTTTTGCAACATGCTCCTTATGGTGATGTGGTTTTCCAAACTCTAGCTGTTAATTTCTGGGCTGGACCGTTGAATTCAAAAATTACAGATGGAGACAAACAACCAGGCCAACATCTAATATCCACTCAGGATGCATCTGAAAGTAGTAATCATGTGTTTGACATAGATGGAAGTGTGTACTTGCGGAAGTGGATGACATCTCCATCTTGGTTTTCTAATGCTGCAGTTGCCTTCTGGAAGCACTTCTCCATGAGAAATGGAGTAGTGCTGAGTAAAAATCATGTCATTGCTGGGGTGTCATTGGTGGAAAAGGCAGCAATAGTATGCAGAGATAAGTATATAATAGCTGAAAAAACACAAGCAACAATAAATGCTGCAATGATTGAAGGAATACCGAGTAATATTGATCTTTTTAAG GAACTCATACTTCCTTTAACTATTATGGCCAATAATTTTGAACGACTTAGACACTGGGAGGAGCCCTTGGTGACTACATCATTTCTTGTGTTTGTGTATACTATCATCTTCAG AAACATGCTCCCTTATCTGTTCCCGATGACATTGATGCTGTTGGCTGCCAGCATGTTATTGTTGAAGGGGCTTAAGGAACAAGGTCGCTTGGGAAGATATTTTGGAAAAGTTACCATACGTGATCAGCCACCATCAAATACAATTCAAAAAATTATTGCTTTGAAACAGGCCATGCGTGAAGTGGAGAAGTTTATGCAGGATCTTAACATTTCCCTGCTCAAAATCCGAACAATTATTCTTGCTGGCCAGCCTCAG GGAGCTCAATTTCCGGAGGCAGATGGTTTTAGCGTTTAG
- the LOC113731842 gene encoding uncharacterized protein isoform X1: MQTGFSIKGHFKLASSSPSPPPAPPFALLSYHQHHHQGSCRIKIICCDKTSSSSSSADQKFNFKILGRSLLDNSRRKLTEIDANAVQESLSHWISRTQNFLNEVTTPLVKTVNDRKPVVQDDAGDLGDIFLAEQTINSKTPSGDLSLPAIVSIEQFSRMNGSTGKKMQKIFRALVPGPIYNNARNLVEYCCFRFLSRDSSDIHPSLKDCAFRKLIFVTMVAWEHPYSSGKDSQAEASDRDSFKRKLVGEAAFVRIAPAISGVADWSTAHNLFKALARDGQGISYGSWSTYIDQLLKIHEGRKSYESQGSPKPFGEKILCLSSSRKPPVLKWENNIVWPGKLTLTDGALYFERIGLKGQSDAVRLDLTRDGSQVKRTRVGPLGTDLFDSAISVTSGLESETWVLEFVDLGGEMRRDVWYAFINEVNALHKFIQEFGPKDGDQSVYYVHGAHKGKAKAITCATNAIARLQALQHMRRLLDEPTKLVPFSFLQHAPYGDVVFQTLAVNFWAGPLNSKITDGDKQPGQHLISTQDASESSNHVFDIDGSVYLRKWMTSPSWFSNAAVAFWKHFSMRNGVVLSKNHVIAGVSLVEKAAIVCRDKYIIAEKTQATINAAMIEGIPSNIDLFKELILPLTIMANNFERLRHWEEPLVTTSFLVFVYTIIFRNMLPYLFPMTLMLLAASMLLLKGLKEQGRLGRYFGKVTIRDQPPSNTIQKIIALKQAMREVEKFMQDLNISLLKIRTIILAGQPQVTTEVALLLLLSATILLLVPFKYILAFLIFDLFTRELNFRRQMVLAFRRFLKERWGTVPAAPVVVLPYEVDGSKALSVNKSTANSVSIQGKRES; the protein is encoded by the exons ATGCAGACAGGATTCTCGATAAAGGGCCACTTTAAACTTGCTAGCTCATCACCATCACCACCACCGGCACCACCTTTTGCTCTGCTCTCTTATCATCAGCATCATCATCAAGGTTCCTGCAGGATTAAGATTATTTGCTGTGACAAAACTTCTTCGTCATCTTCATCTGCCGACCAAAAGTTTAATTTCAAGATTCTGGGTCGATCTCTGCTTGATAATAGTAGACGGAAGCTCACTGAGATCGATGCGA ATGCAGTACAAGAATCACTAAGCCATTGGATCTCAAGGACCCAAAACTTTTTGAATGAAGTCACGACTCCACTGGTAAAAACTGTAAACGATAGGAAACCTGTTGTTCAGGATGATGCTGGAGATTTGGGGGACATTTTCTTGGCTGAACAGACAATTAACAGCAAAACACCCAGTGGAGATCTGTCCCTACCTGCCATTGTTTCTATTGAGCAATTTAGCAG GATGAATGGATCGACTGGGAAAAAAATGCAGAAGATATTTAGAGCCCTTGTTCCTGGACCGATATACAACAATGCTCGTAATTTAGTCGAATACTGTTGCTTCAGGTTTTTGTCCAGAGATAGTTCAGATATTCATCCTTCCCTGAAG GATTGTGCATTTCGGAAACTTATTTTTGTAACCATGGTTGCATGGGAGCATCCATACAGCAGCGGAAAGGATTCCCAGGCTGAGGCCTCAGACAGAGACTCTTTCAAG AGGAAGCTTGTAGGAGAAGCAGCTTTTGTTCGTATAGCTCCTGCTATTTCTGGTGTAGCTGACTGGTCCACTGCACATAACCTTTTCAAAGCTCTTGCTCGTGATGGACAAGGGATCTCATATGGCTCATGGTCTACATACATTGACCAACTTCTGAA GATTCATGAAGGACGAAAATCATATGAGTCCCAAGGGTCCCCCAAACCTTTTGGAGAGAAAATTCTGTGCCTCAGTTCAAGCAGAAAGCCGCCAGTGTTGAAATGGGAGAACAACATAGTATGGCCAGGAAAACTAACTTTGACTGATGGGGCATTGTACTTTGAG AGAATTGGCTTAAAAGGCCAAAGCGATGCAGTGAGATTGGATCTTACAAGAGATGGTTCACAAGTAAAGAGAACAAGAGTTGGGCCCCTGGGAACCGATCTTTTTGACTCTGCTATATCTGTTACCTCCGGGCTGGA GTCTGAAACATGGGTCCTGGAATTTGTTGACCTGGGAGGTGAAATGAGACGAGATGTATGGTATGCATTTATTAATGAAGTGAATGCTTTACACAAATTTATACAAGaatttggacccaaggatggtgaCCAATCTGTGTACTATGTACATGGTGCTCacaaagggaaggcaaaggcaaTTACCTGCGCTACCAATGCTATTGCTAGACTCCAGGCTCTTCAACATATGCGAAGACTCTTGGATGAACCTACTAAACTTGTCCCTTTCTCTTTTTTGCAACATGCTCCTTATGGTGATGTGGTTTTCCAAACTCTAGCTGTTAATTTCTGGGCTGGACCGTTGAATTCAAAAATTACAGATGGAGACAAACAACCAGGCCAACATCTAATATCCACTCAGGATGCATCTGAAAGTAGTAATCATGTGTTTGACATAGATGGAAGTGTGTACTTGCGGAAGTGGATGACATCTCCATCTTGGTTTTCTAATGCTGCAGTTGCCTTCTGGAAGCACTTCTCCATGAGAAATGGAGTAGTGCTGAGTAAAAATCATGTCATTGCTGGGGTGTCATTGGTGGAAAAGGCAGCAATAGTATGCAGAGATAAGTATATAATAGCTGAAAAAACACAAGCAACAATAAATGCTGCAATGATTGAAGGAATACCGAGTAATATTGATCTTTTTAAG GAACTCATACTTCCTTTAACTATTATGGCCAATAATTTTGAACGACTTAGACACTGGGAGGAGCCCTTGGTGACTACATCATTTCTTGTGTTTGTGTATACTATCATCTTCAG AAACATGCTCCCTTATCTGTTCCCGATGACATTGATGCTGTTGGCTGCCAGCATGTTATTGTTGAAGGGGCTTAAGGAACAAGGTCGCTTGGGAAGATATTTTGGAAAAGTTACCATACGTGATCAGCCACCATCAAATACAATTCAAAAAATTATTGCTTTGAAACAGGCCATGCGTGAAGTGGAGAAGTTTATGCAGGATCTTAACATTTCCCTGCTCAAAATCCGAACAATTATTCTTGCTGGCCAGCCTCAG GTAACAACAGAGGTTGCTCTGCTGCTATTACTAAGTGCTACAATTCTCCTCCTTGTTCCATTCAAGTACATTCTGGCATTTCTTATATTTGATCTCTTTACAAGGGAGCTCAATTTCCGGAGGCAGATGGTTTTAGCGTTTAGGAGATTTCTGAAGGAGCGTTGGGGCACTGTACCAGCAGCCCCTGTTGTTGTACTGCCATACGAGGTTGATGGGTCCAAGGCATTGAGTGTAAACAAAAGCACGGCAAATTCAGTAAGCATTCAGGGTAAGAGAGAGTCTTGA
- the LOC113731842 gene encoding uncharacterized protein isoform X4 gives MNGSTGKKMQKIFRALVPGPIYNNARNLVEYCCFRFLSRDSSDIHPSLKDCAFRKLIFVTMVAWEHPYSSGKDSQAEASDRDSFKRKLVGEAAFVRIAPAISGVADWSTAHNLFKALARDGQGISYGSWSTYIDQLLKIHEGRKSYESQGSPKPFGEKILCLSSSRKPPVLKWENNIVWPGKLTLTDGALYFERIGLKGQSDAVRLDLTRDGSQVKRTRVGPLGTDLFDSAISVTSGLESETWVLEFVDLGGEMRRDVWYAFINEVNALHKFIQEFGPKDGDQSVYYVHGAHKGKAKAITCATNAIARLQALQHMRRLLDEPTKLVPFSFLQHAPYGDVVFQTLAVNFWAGPLNSKITDGDKQPGQHLISTQDASESSNHVFDIDGSVYLRKWMTSPSWFSNAAVAFWKHFSMRNGVVLSKNHVIAGVSLVEKAAIVCRDKYIIAEKTQATINAAMIEGIPSNIDLFKELILPLTIMANNFERLRHWEEPLVTTSFLVFVYTIIFRNMLPYLFPMTLMLLAASMLLLKGLKEQGRLGRYFGKVTIRDQPPSNTIQKIIALKQAMREVEKFMQDLNISLLKIRTIILAGQPQVTTEVALLLLLSATILLLVPFKYILAFLIFDLFTRELNFRRQMVLAFRRFLKERWGTVPAAPVVVLPYEVDGSKALSVNKSTANSVSIQGKRES, from the exons ATGAATGGATCGACTGGGAAAAAAATGCAGAAGATATTTAGAGCCCTTGTTCCTGGACCGATATACAACAATGCTCGTAATTTAGTCGAATACTGTTGCTTCAGGTTTTTGTCCAGAGATAGTTCAGATATTCATCCTTCCCTGAAG GATTGTGCATTTCGGAAACTTATTTTTGTAACCATGGTTGCATGGGAGCATCCATACAGCAGCGGAAAGGATTCCCAGGCTGAGGCCTCAGACAGAGACTCTTTCAAG AGGAAGCTTGTAGGAGAAGCAGCTTTTGTTCGTATAGCTCCTGCTATTTCTGGTGTAGCTGACTGGTCCACTGCACATAACCTTTTCAAAGCTCTTGCTCGTGATGGACAAGGGATCTCATATGGCTCATGGTCTACATACATTGACCAACTTCTGAA GATTCATGAAGGACGAAAATCATATGAGTCCCAAGGGTCCCCCAAACCTTTTGGAGAGAAAATTCTGTGCCTCAGTTCAAGCAGAAAGCCGCCAGTGTTGAAATGGGAGAACAACATAGTATGGCCAGGAAAACTAACTTTGACTGATGGGGCATTGTACTTTGAG AGAATTGGCTTAAAAGGCCAAAGCGATGCAGTGAGATTGGATCTTACAAGAGATGGTTCACAAGTAAAGAGAACAAGAGTTGGGCCCCTGGGAACCGATCTTTTTGACTCTGCTATATCTGTTACCTCCGGGCTGGA GTCTGAAACATGGGTCCTGGAATTTGTTGACCTGGGAGGTGAAATGAGACGAGATGTATGGTATGCATTTATTAATGAAGTGAATGCTTTACACAAATTTATACAAGaatttggacccaaggatggtgaCCAATCTGTGTACTATGTACATGGTGCTCacaaagggaaggcaaaggcaaTTACCTGCGCTACCAATGCTATTGCTAGACTCCAGGCTCTTCAACATATGCGAAGACTCTTGGATGAACCTACTAAACTTGTCCCTTTCTCTTTTTTGCAACATGCTCCTTATGGTGATGTGGTTTTCCAAACTCTAGCTGTTAATTTCTGGGCTGGACCGTTGAATTCAAAAATTACAGATGGAGACAAACAACCAGGCCAACATCTAATATCCACTCAGGATGCATCTGAAAGTAGTAATCATGTGTTTGACATAGATGGAAGTGTGTACTTGCGGAAGTGGATGACATCTCCATCTTGGTTTTCTAATGCTGCAGTTGCCTTCTGGAAGCACTTCTCCATGAGAAATGGAGTAGTGCTGAGTAAAAATCATGTCATTGCTGGGGTGTCATTGGTGGAAAAGGCAGCAATAGTATGCAGAGATAAGTATATAATAGCTGAAAAAACACAAGCAACAATAAATGCTGCAATGATTGAAGGAATACCGAGTAATATTGATCTTTTTAAG GAACTCATACTTCCTTTAACTATTATGGCCAATAATTTTGAACGACTTAGACACTGGGAGGAGCCCTTGGTGACTACATCATTTCTTGTGTTTGTGTATACTATCATCTTCAG AAACATGCTCCCTTATCTGTTCCCGATGACATTGATGCTGTTGGCTGCCAGCATGTTATTGTTGAAGGGGCTTAAGGAACAAGGTCGCTTGGGAAGATATTTTGGAAAAGTTACCATACGTGATCAGCCACCATCAAATACAATTCAAAAAATTATTGCTTTGAAACAGGCCATGCGTGAAGTGGAGAAGTTTATGCAGGATCTTAACATTTCCCTGCTCAAAATCCGAACAATTATTCTTGCTGGCCAGCCTCAG GTAACAACAGAGGTTGCTCTGCTGCTATTACTAAGTGCTACAATTCTCCTCCTTGTTCCATTCAAGTACATTCTGGCATTTCTTATATTTGATCTCTTTACAAGGGAGCTCAATTTCCGGAGGCAGATGGTTTTAGCGTTTAGGAGATTTCTGAAGGAGCGTTGGGGCACTGTACCAGCAGCCCCTGTTGTTGTACTGCCATACGAGGTTGATGGGTCCAAGGCATTGAGTGTAAACAAAAGCACGGCAAATTCAGTAAGCATTCAGGGTAAGAGAGAGTCTTGA
- the LOC113731842 gene encoding uncharacterized protein isoform X2, which produces MQTGFSIKGHFKLASSSPSPPPAPPFALLSYHQHHHQGSCRIKIICCDKTSSSSSSADQKFNFKILGRSLLDNSRRKLTEIDAIQESLSHWISRTQNFLNEVTTPLVKTVNDRKPVVQDDAGDLGDIFLAEQTINSKTPSGDLSLPAIVSIEQFSRMNGSTGKKMQKIFRALVPGPIYNNARNLVEYCCFRFLSRDSSDIHPSLKDCAFRKLIFVTMVAWEHPYSSGKDSQAEASDRDSFKRKLVGEAAFVRIAPAISGVADWSTAHNLFKALARDGQGISYGSWSTYIDQLLKIHEGRKSYESQGSPKPFGEKILCLSSSRKPPVLKWENNIVWPGKLTLTDGALYFERIGLKGQSDAVRLDLTRDGSQVKRTRVGPLGTDLFDSAISVTSGLESETWVLEFVDLGGEMRRDVWYAFINEVNALHKFIQEFGPKDGDQSVYYVHGAHKGKAKAITCATNAIARLQALQHMRRLLDEPTKLVPFSFLQHAPYGDVVFQTLAVNFWAGPLNSKITDGDKQPGQHLISTQDASESSNHVFDIDGSVYLRKWMTSPSWFSNAAVAFWKHFSMRNGVVLSKNHVIAGVSLVEKAAIVCRDKYIIAEKTQATINAAMIEGIPSNIDLFKELILPLTIMANNFERLRHWEEPLVTTSFLVFVYTIIFRNMLPYLFPMTLMLLAASMLLLKGLKEQGRLGRYFGKVTIRDQPPSNTIQKIIALKQAMREVEKFMQDLNISLLKIRTIILAGQPQVTTEVALLLLLSATILLLVPFKYILAFLIFDLFTRELNFRRQMVLAFRRFLKERWGTVPAAPVVVLPYEVDGSKALSVNKSTANSVSIQGKRES; this is translated from the exons ATGCAGACAGGATTCTCGATAAAGGGCCACTTTAAACTTGCTAGCTCATCACCATCACCACCACCGGCACCACCTTTTGCTCTGCTCTCTTATCATCAGCATCATCATCAAGGTTCCTGCAGGATTAAGATTATTTGCTGTGACAAAACTTCTTCGTCATCTTCATCTGCCGACCAAAAGTTTAATTTCAAGATTCTGGGTCGATCTCTGCTTGATAATAGTAGACGGAAGCTCACTGAGATCGATGCGA TACAAGAATCACTAAGCCATTGGATCTCAAGGACCCAAAACTTTTTGAATGAAGTCACGACTCCACTGGTAAAAACTGTAAACGATAGGAAACCTGTTGTTCAGGATGATGCTGGAGATTTGGGGGACATTTTCTTGGCTGAACAGACAATTAACAGCAAAACACCCAGTGGAGATCTGTCCCTACCTGCCATTGTTTCTATTGAGCAATTTAGCAG GATGAATGGATCGACTGGGAAAAAAATGCAGAAGATATTTAGAGCCCTTGTTCCTGGACCGATATACAACAATGCTCGTAATTTAGTCGAATACTGTTGCTTCAGGTTTTTGTCCAGAGATAGTTCAGATATTCATCCTTCCCTGAAG GATTGTGCATTTCGGAAACTTATTTTTGTAACCATGGTTGCATGGGAGCATCCATACAGCAGCGGAAAGGATTCCCAGGCTGAGGCCTCAGACAGAGACTCTTTCAAG AGGAAGCTTGTAGGAGAAGCAGCTTTTGTTCGTATAGCTCCTGCTATTTCTGGTGTAGCTGACTGGTCCACTGCACATAACCTTTTCAAAGCTCTTGCTCGTGATGGACAAGGGATCTCATATGGCTCATGGTCTACATACATTGACCAACTTCTGAA GATTCATGAAGGACGAAAATCATATGAGTCCCAAGGGTCCCCCAAACCTTTTGGAGAGAAAATTCTGTGCCTCAGTTCAAGCAGAAAGCCGCCAGTGTTGAAATGGGAGAACAACATAGTATGGCCAGGAAAACTAACTTTGACTGATGGGGCATTGTACTTTGAG AGAATTGGCTTAAAAGGCCAAAGCGATGCAGTGAGATTGGATCTTACAAGAGATGGTTCACAAGTAAAGAGAACAAGAGTTGGGCCCCTGGGAACCGATCTTTTTGACTCTGCTATATCTGTTACCTCCGGGCTGGA GTCTGAAACATGGGTCCTGGAATTTGTTGACCTGGGAGGTGAAATGAGACGAGATGTATGGTATGCATTTATTAATGAAGTGAATGCTTTACACAAATTTATACAAGaatttggacccaaggatggtgaCCAATCTGTGTACTATGTACATGGTGCTCacaaagggaaggcaaaggcaaTTACCTGCGCTACCAATGCTATTGCTAGACTCCAGGCTCTTCAACATATGCGAAGACTCTTGGATGAACCTACTAAACTTGTCCCTTTCTCTTTTTTGCAACATGCTCCTTATGGTGATGTGGTTTTCCAAACTCTAGCTGTTAATTTCTGGGCTGGACCGTTGAATTCAAAAATTACAGATGGAGACAAACAACCAGGCCAACATCTAATATCCACTCAGGATGCATCTGAAAGTAGTAATCATGTGTTTGACATAGATGGAAGTGTGTACTTGCGGAAGTGGATGACATCTCCATCTTGGTTTTCTAATGCTGCAGTTGCCTTCTGGAAGCACTTCTCCATGAGAAATGGAGTAGTGCTGAGTAAAAATCATGTCATTGCTGGGGTGTCATTGGTGGAAAAGGCAGCAATAGTATGCAGAGATAAGTATATAATAGCTGAAAAAACACAAGCAACAATAAATGCTGCAATGATTGAAGGAATACCGAGTAATATTGATCTTTTTAAG GAACTCATACTTCCTTTAACTATTATGGCCAATAATTTTGAACGACTTAGACACTGGGAGGAGCCCTTGGTGACTACATCATTTCTTGTGTTTGTGTATACTATCATCTTCAG AAACATGCTCCCTTATCTGTTCCCGATGACATTGATGCTGTTGGCTGCCAGCATGTTATTGTTGAAGGGGCTTAAGGAACAAGGTCGCTTGGGAAGATATTTTGGAAAAGTTACCATACGTGATCAGCCACCATCAAATACAATTCAAAAAATTATTGCTTTGAAACAGGCCATGCGTGAAGTGGAGAAGTTTATGCAGGATCTTAACATTTCCCTGCTCAAAATCCGAACAATTATTCTTGCTGGCCAGCCTCAG GTAACAACAGAGGTTGCTCTGCTGCTATTACTAAGTGCTACAATTCTCCTCCTTGTTCCATTCAAGTACATTCTGGCATTTCTTATATTTGATCTCTTTACAAGGGAGCTCAATTTCCGGAGGCAGATGGTTTTAGCGTTTAGGAGATTTCTGAAGGAGCGTTGGGGCACTGTACCAGCAGCCCCTGTTGTTGTACTGCCATACGAGGTTGATGGGTCCAAGGCATTGAGTGTAAACAAAAGCACGGCAAATTCAGTAAGCATTCAGGGTAAGAGAGAGTCTTGA